From the genome of Salvia splendens isolate huo1 chromosome 7, SspV2, whole genome shotgun sequence:
TTTCCAATTTTCTATGAAAAttattgtagagagaaaattATTGGTTTGGATAAGGAGAGTCAAAAAAACATGGAGTTGCTGTATCTCCTGTGCTCCATCATCTCCACCACCATCACCTCCCTCCTGCTGTCCGTCTTCCTCCCCTTCCGCCGCATCTCTACCGCAGATGCCTTACTGAATCGCCGTAACTCCGTTTCTCTCTACCAAGGCATCGTCTTCCACGAGCGCCGCCGCCCTGTGCACCACTCATTCCGCTACTCCGTCCGCTATGCCCTTATCGACCTCGACAATGCGCCGCATCCACCGCCCAATCACCTCTCCGCCGAGGAAGCACGTTCAGCTTCCCACACCAACGGACCGGTGTAATTTTCCTCTCTCCTTCAGCCTCTAATCGAATCCTTGCATTTTCGCCTCTTTTAATTCTGCATCTTTTAATTGTCAACTGCTACTTTCTAGTCCTATCGGATAGGGTTAATCAAACTCAATTCATAATTTTGAGGTTTTCAGATCATGTAATGGTTAAATTAGATTGTGAGATATTATCTGCAACTGTTCGATTCAAAAAGTGGTGCATTGCCATCTGAGAACTGATTTTCCAAATCATACTGTGTTAAGTAGATAAACTGTAAATTTCGATTAAGAAGTGGAAATAGGGCACTAGTGAACTAGCAGGTTTTACTGATTTACATTGGCTTTAGACTGATCAATTGCCTTATGTTACCAGTTTTCTATTGACTATACCTCCAAGCGTGGGATATGAGCAAAATCCCTTGAGTGTGTATTATTGCTATGATATTGAAGGCGAAACGAAAACTCTTACAAAATGCATTGCTGAGGTGTGTATGCGTTGCCAAATCCTCAATTAGAAGTATACATTTCTCAGCCTTCTTGGAAGTGGTTGACAACTTCCGTTTGATACGGAAGAAAGCCTCTTGATGACATTGAATTGAACTTGCTGCTTCAGGTTACTAATACTCCTTGGGGTGAAAGAGTGACATTTCTATTCAATCCAAACTCGGATTTAGTTGCCAAGCCTCTTCATGTCAGCCCTTTCATGGTTGGTTACCAACTTACCATTAATTACTTTTGCAGCTTTTTAAAGTATGAGAATTGTCTGATTTGAGCTACTGGATTGACTTCTGTTTTCACCGTTTGGTTATGTTTTAATCTCCGATGTCCTGACCACAGGACATGATGGGGAAGTGGAGCTTGAGAACAAACGACCCTGCTGATAATCTCCATATAGTTATATCAGTACAGCACCCCGAACTTGGTAACTACTTCACTGCATCATTGACAGCCAAAAGAGTGGCATCTTCAGCATCAGACAATCGCTCGTGGTTCTTCTGGTTGATGCCCCATAAAGTCGCGTTATGGATATATTGGCATGTAAGTACTCTAATAGACTGAATTCTGTTTCAATTACATGATTCAGGTTATCGTGCTGCTTCACTTTTGTATTGTAGTAATAGGATTATTTGGATTAAACATGTGTTTGAAGTTGTTTGTTTGGCTTTGTGATTATTTCTCTTGATCTGTTGTGATAGGCTCTCAAGCTTTGGTGGAAAAACGTAGCGTTTGTACAGCACCCGAGATATCAGAATTCAACATATCGAGAAGATGCTATAAAACGCGATGAGGGTATCCATTTGTGTCCCTCATTTGGGAACAAGGAGGCGCTCAACCATCAGAGAGAAGGAACAAAAATGTCAAATAATCACTGCTTCACTTGGACTGATGCTAAATGGCCCTGGTGTTGAATCTAACACTTGTAAGTATGTGTTGTTGTGTCTGCACAAAATCAAAGCATTCTCAATCATTTGCCATGTAATATAATTCTACATATTAAATTGTTGTGAACTTGTGATGGTGGTACATTTGCCATGTATGAAGGATTTTTACCTTATGCTTCGTCCATTGCATCCATGAAGTGTTACCTCAATTCGTGCATTCAAGTGTTGTACTATGAAGGTTACGAggtattttctatatattttgttataatgagtttatgttttctttattgTTTGAAACAACTATATACAGTTATCACTCGTTTCATTTTTGTCCTTGTaatgttatttatttatctcAGTCTTTACTTGCTATTTTTATTGTATGCATTCCTCATACATCACCAAgagattaatattattattactatttggGTTCGGGTTGGGAATGGAGCCCAATCAAGATTTTGGTTCGATCTATGGACCGGAGAGTAAATCCTTAAATTCCCAAGATTGTTCAGTCAGAAAGGCTATATTATTCAAGAGATGGGGTGTTGGGTTAATGGACAATGGAGATGGACCTTCAGCTCAAGAAGGAATTTGTTTGCCTAGCCTAGGAGGAAAAATTATTTGGAAACTTTATTTATGCTGTGAGTCGCACCATTCTAAGAGAAAACAGAGTGATTTGAGAGTGTAGTTGAGTGATAATTTCAGCTCCTTCTCAAATTCTGACTTCATTGTGTTTATTATGTAGGACACGAAGCTCATAGAGAACGCGGACACTCGAGGAAGATGCGAACGTTGCCCTGCCACGAGCTCAACTTCAAGTGTGGTTTCTCTTACATGGAATACTCAACACCAATGAAACATTACTCAGATTTGGTGCAACCGAAGTTCATGATAGTTGTGTTTTGCGCAAGGTAGAACCGGAAGCAATTAAACATCTATTCTTATGCTGCAAATTTGCTAATAGTCACTGTtgttactctctccgtcccgctttaggagtcatGGTTTATCATTTTTGTGTGTcacactttaggagtcccggttgaaatattccataaatggtaataggcctcacattccaataacttttttcctctcacattttattataaaaataatatactataaaagtaggattcgcattccactatcttttttcagcaactttcttttatatttcttaaatctcatgccgaactcaaatgggactcctaaagtgggacggagggtgtattatatttttatatgtgtCTCCCAAAGATCCCACAAGGTATGCTCGCTCTCATGGCTCGGTGCtccacttagagcatccacagcccCTAAAGCCCgtcctatgcaccgccacgtcagcattttatccttctgcccttccacctgcagtgtgccctaagcattttctttacaaaaattggagaaaaccttcatttcatttataaaattaatacattacaatgcgaactAAAAAAAACCTCAAACTCatcgacggcggttacgggcccacacttcttcaaccatgtcgttcatgagctgcgcatggtcGTGTTGCTTGCGCATTGAggtctgtctagatagaaccttattgaagcccgtcggtaatcctcgagcggggggctcggtcgcGGTGCTGGAGAAGCTAGATGCAATTTCGTCAtcggtccaatcggtgatgctcccaccttcatgttcgactatcatgttgtgcaagattatgcacgcatacatgacatcagcGAGGACTTCCTTGAACCTGAGACGGCAcggccctttcactattgctcaccgtgcttggagcacaccaaatgcccgctccacatccttccacGCCGCAtcttgcttttgcgcaaataaaactctcttctcatcaattgggcagctgatcgtcttcagaaaaacaggccaccttgggtatatgccatcggccaagtagtaccccatgtggtattggcgcctgttggcagtgaactcgatagctgggccgttgccgttgcattgctcggtgaagagggtggatgagttgaggacgttgatgtcgttgttcgactcggctacaccgaagtaagcatgccagatccagagccgatggtcagcgacggcttcgaggatcatcgtcgggtggctgcccttgtatccactagtgaattgtcctctccacgccgtcggacaattcttccacacccagtgcatacagtcgatgctccctagcatcccaggaaagtcgtgcgccgtctcgtgcattctCATTGGCCTTGGCAATCTACAGTtgtcggctttcgcaaatatgtgtcgttgtaggcctccacaactcccctac
Proteins encoded in this window:
- the LOC121742155 gene encoding uncharacterized protein LOC121742155 → MELLYLLCSIISTTITSLLLSVFLPFRRISTADALLNRRNSVSLYQGIVFHERRRPVHHSFRYSVRYALIDLDNAPHPPPNHLSAEEARSASHTNGPVFLLTIPPSVGYEQNPLSVYYCYDIEGETKTLTKCIAEVTNTPWGERVTFLFNPNSDLVAKPLHVSPFMDMMGKWSLRTNDPADNLHIVISVQHPELGNYFTASLTAKRVASSASDNRSWFFWLMPHKVALWIYWHALKLWWKNVAFVQHPRYQNSTYREDAIKRDEGIHLCPSFGNKEALNHQREGTKMSNNHCFTWTDAKWPWC